The following DNA comes from Parambassis ranga unplaced genomic scaffold, fParRan2.1 scaffold_66_arrow_ctg1, whole genome shotgun sequence.
CCAACAGAGCGTGGATCTTCTCCTTGCTGTAGCTGGGCTGTAAGGTGGTGAACTCCTCCCTCTTTGCTCTGAGCTCCTCTGCATCTGAACCAGAACGGCACCACGATGATCATCATGAACGTGTTGGACAGGtaactgtgtttttgtgacagACCTCTGCAGTTCTCTCTGTTGAAGAGCGGCATGTAGACAATGGTCGGTTCCTTGGCTTCGCCCCTGAACACATAGATGTCCCTCGGCCAGTCCTTCTCCTCCAGGACTTTCTCTTCTATCTCTGGGAAAGGTTTGTTCAGCTTGGTGGCGTAGTCTCTAGCAGTCAGTAGATCCTGTGTGGAGGATTTCTAAGTCACATTAGTGGCTCCTGGAGCttcactgacagacagatcCACAGATGTTACCTCGAAGGTGTCAGCACCACCGTAGTCCAGAACAATGAGCAGGTCCGTGTCCCTCTTCTCTCCCAGGAAAGGAGCAAAGGGAATGTTGAGCATCACACCAGCGTCTATCAGCTGCAGCCGCTCTTTAAGTCTAATGCAGGCCGGCACTGTGGGATCTTCcagcaacacaagcacaatttaacatcaacaacaaacagtGTTGTGAATAATAGAAGCTTGAAGCTCAGACCTGAGTCCTGGTACAGGAAGTTTTCTGTGGTTCCCCATTCCCAGTTCACAATCAGAGAGATCAGTTTATTGATCAACAAAGTGGCTAGAAAAAGACAGATCATTATTACAGAGCTGTAAGATATCACAGATATGACTGCTTCATATGTTAGCATCGAGCCTAAAGTCAAAAGGCCAGAAGTTAAAAGCAAACTGCAACCTGCACTTAGTGCGACGGCATTAACGTGTCTGATAACTTATTTAACGTGTCTGATAACTTGTGTAACCTGCTGTGGCCATAAGCTccttgtttttactttttactctGTAACCTGTTGAGAAGGAATACTTCCTCCTGCACCTAGCTTCCTGTTCCAGCTGTCTTTGGTTAGCGGGGTGCTTAACAACAGACTGCTGCctctggtttgtacaaaaaccTCAGTAAACAACAAATGACAGCATGCTTAAACTCCCATTATCACCACATGATAACCGGAGGAAGGCCACAAAGCACACAATCGGAAGATGTTGTGGTAGAAACAGGTTGCAGCAAAGGAAATGTCATTCTGACACTGACCGTTGTTTTTGCTGGGTCCTTCATCCGGACTCTGGGTCCACTTCTGTAAGGAGGGCATCAGCCTCTGAAGCCACTGCTTGAGGACTGGTTGTTCTGTGCACTTCTTTTCAAATGTCTCAGTAGGGTTGACTTTCAGCCGTTCTGTAAGCGTATTTTTGAGTCATTTTCTAGATGTGTAAAGTTCCCATTAACATGTCACCACCATGTGTACCTTTCAGAGTTTTCTGCAGTTTGTCCAGAAATTCTAAACCAGAGaaattctttgtgttttttctgatcAGCTCCGTTAGATACCAAACAGGGCGGCAGAAAGGCATGTCACAGTCCTCATAGGTGCTGAGCCGCTGCTGCACTATGGAGGAAAACAATCATTAACATGTACAAAGAACAGCCACCATCAGGACACATATTTTATAGACAGGTTCATATTTCTACCTCTAAGCCAGTCGAACATATACTTCCCCACGTCCTCTTCACACGCCAACATGCTGCCCATGATACCTGCAAAACAAAGCACCCATAGACtgcatataaagatggacaacatgacagctcCTCAAAAGTGAGGTCCAAACatctgccccctggtggtttGCAACATGCAAACGGACTGGTCCCACCTTGCAGCCTGACTAGGTCCATCTCTGGACTTTCATCTTTCTCCACATTGGGGGTTCTGCTGCCCAGATAAGCCGTGTTGATGAAGAGGCCAAGCTCTGTGAAGCCGGACTCATGGGGAGTGATCTCAAACCATTTACCTGAGACAAAGAAGCACACTTAGAATAGCTTCATTTTCAGTtagttgtgtagttgtgtgtgtgtttagtacTTTTTTGGGAGCCATTAGTCAAACAGTTTTTGTTCACTGCGTTGTAGATGGGATAAGGATTCATGATGTACCCGCCATCCTCAGAGAGGCGACGCTTGTCCAGCTGGAAAGAAATGAAGAGGTCAGTTCAGCTTCGCTCAGCGTCGGTCTTGAACTGAGTCCACCACCAACATTCACCTGTTTCATGATGGCAGCAGAGGTCAGTGCTCCCCAGATATCACTCAGAGAGAAGTGCTCCTCTTTTACCCTCCTGTCCAGCCAGTCCATCACCTCACTCAGCTCGACTTTAGGACCTGACAGCCTGGACACTGTGGCGTCCATGTTGGCATTCCACTGTGGGTCACTGTACAGGGAGCCCATTGACctgagagggacagagagttAAAGACTCTTGTGTCTTTAATGAACCTGCCTGCATGTTTACATCCTTCTGTCAGTATTAACTAGCTGGTGCTTGTTGATACAATCACTACTTTCATGTGAAACCTCTTGGTATTTCACAGTGTGTTGGAGTTTTAGATCTTGGCTGTGCCTGAATGTAGACTCCATGCATGTGCATCATGCAGGTCAGCAGCGTGTTTTAATTGTGCAACAGCAATGATGCAATGAATGGCACCAAGGAAATGATGCAAGTAGACGCATCAGATTTTCCTCTTTGGAGAAACCCAGCCGGTGTCTGATGCTctacataaataaaatcattatcattattatcattatctaCACAGCCTTGTTCACGTTGTTCCTCTCACTGTCAGAAGAGGGAGGCAAAGTTCTTCTCTGTATCTTTAACAGGATCAAGATAAAGTGGCATGGTGGCGGTGGTGCACGTTTCCTCCAGATACCCTAGCTTCTCCCACATAGCAATGACTTGCATGTTAGGTTACCTGGGTATTCTAAATGCATACAACCTTAAACAGGTCGTACATTGCACGGAATAGGCTCCGGACCCTGTATGGGAGTCAGCCGTGCAGAAGGTGGATCAAAGTTAAAGAAACTGTAGTGCTGTCTTTCAATAAGTGTAGTGTGCATATATGAATCAGGAAGTGATTACATGGCAGAGCCAGAAACTCCTCCCAGGTAGAGCACAGCATCGAGCAGACCTTCTTTCTTCATCTGATAGAGGGAACCCACCAGGCTCACGATGGCCCTCTGACCCCCACCTGACCCCAAGACTGCGATGTGAGGAACCGAATACTGGATAGAAAAGGGAGAAGGGAACGTGGTTGTAGCAGAAACAGGAGGGACAGAAGAGGAGTTGCACTGTGTCCTGATatcaagagagaaagaaagaataacGGATCATTCTCATTTCTacctgtgaacatgtgactccCAGCTTGTTGAGAGACTTCAGCACTATTTGTTTCCTCCTCAGGATAAAACCCTGCTCCCCAGCAGACAGGGACTGGGACCGACGTACgtgatgctgcacacacactgtactgtaagaCCACAGTTAAAATCAAACATCAGCCTCATGGCTTCCTCACCTTCGCTGCATCAGTTGAATACCACGTCTTGCTCATGTTGTCCTGTTTCGGAGGAATGACTGTGGACGTGTCCTCCCCTGCAGGGTGTCCCATCGCTCCTAACACCATGATACAGACCAGCCCGGCGGCCCAGCCGGCATCTCCACACAGCATCTTTGGAGGATTGTTCTGGGGCTCTGTTTGAGAGGAAAAGCACACAAAGGCTGTTTTATATCCAGCTACAGCTCATCCTCAGGATCAGGACATCAGATCAGAGACAGGACGAACAGAAAGTTTCAGAAAATGTTCAGAGTACAGCATCTACACATTATCAGCACAGCAAAGCACAACAACATTAGATACGCCTCATTGAAGGCTCTCGATGTAAACTGATCTTGATATTatagagaagagaagagaagagaagagaagagaagagaagagaagagaagagaagagaagagaagagagagaagagaagagagagaagagaagagaagagaagagaagagaagagaagagagagagagaagagaagagaagagaagagaagagaagagaagagagagaagagaagagagagaagagaagagaagagaagagaagagaagagaagagaagagaagagaagagaagagaagagaagagagagaagagaagagaagagaggagagagaagagaagagaagagaagagaagagagagaagagaagagagagaagagaagagaagagaagagaagagaagagaagagaagagaagagaagagaagagaagagagaagagaagagaagaattGACTTTTGTTTGATTCTTTTCTGCATTTGCATCGTGTCTCACTAATATAATCAGCTGCTGATTGGTGGGTGTATGTTGATTAATCAAAGGTCAGACCACCAGATCAAAGCACTGtgaaaagaaagaatgtgtgtgtgtgtgtgtgtgtgtgtgtgaacccatTTAGCCCTTTAATCTTATTAAGGGGTTCATTTACTTCTGCCTCGGCTGGCAGCAGCGTGggttctctcctctttcttcctctttatttttcAGCTTTGACATCTGGTTCATATTGGAGAGAATTCTTTCCCTCAGCACAGGGCCCAAAAATAGAAGATACACAATACTAAATACACAAGTTCCAGGTGAAATGGcacaaatgaatgaaaaaatgaaatgggTTGTTCCCCCTCTAACTGAGCCCCGGGCAGACTGAGGCGAGACCACAACCATCCCCACAAATTCCTTCTTAACAAGAACTGGCAGAGAAACATGCATCACCTGCTCTCAATCAGAAGCCAGCAGACAAAACATACCTCCACCCATAACATCTGACTTCTTCCTGGAGTTCTGATCAGACCGACGTGATCACAGAGCAGCGGGCGGAGGAACTTTCCCATGCAGCGTGAATGAACCTTTTTACACATCATTTGAATTGAAAGTTACCACGCCCCAGCATGAGGGGAGCAAACACAGGTCTGCCAGCTGTGGTGGTTTGTCTTTGGCTTGTGAATTCAGGAGTTCTGGCTCGCATGGAGGGAACGCTGGCTGCCTCTGAGGTAAGACCTGTATTAATTACCTGGTAGTAGTTTTCTtaggtatttttttaatgtgaaaaaatgTATCCTAAACTGACAGGAGATAAACACAGAGTTTACCTTGTTGCTTCATGCATGGCGTTGGTTTTTGCCAATTATAACTCAGAACGACTGGTGTTCATATTGTGATGTGCCCTCAATTAAACTCTTCCAGTGGCAGACGAGGACCTGTAGAGAACacaatatacataaataaaagaatgaataaatacataaaaaatccATCTCTAAATACAGAGCACATCTGTGATTATGAAAACGGATATTTGGAGGCGATTGAAACAAACTGCGTGCATGTGTTTGGCACCCTCTAGTGGCTTTTGAAGattgtacatattttttttctttccattttcttCCTAAACTTAAAGAAGCATGTTTGGTGCCTAAAGTCGAGCTGAGACAGGAACTTGGGGGTAGGAACTGAAACTCTTAGTGGGGGTTGGTGTTGATGAATTTAGCGAGTCAAAGGTCAGAATCTCTGCCAGGATTCACCATGACGTTCACCTTAGTGCTGAGATGGTCATACCAGCTCACTGTTGCTGCACAAGCCTCATTTGATATGAACATCACATTGATCAGAGGACAGGAATTCAAAAAGCATCCTTCTGTGTACAATAGATTTAACTTCTCTGCCATATcagtgagattaaaaaaaagatgttctGTCCTTTATCCTTTGCAGAAACTGGTGTATCAGTCACAGAGCCTGTGTGCTGGTGAGCAGGACtatgtgcagaggaggaaacaagTCGTTCTAGATTCACTCAGCAGTCTGGAAATGAACTGTACAGCAGTAAGAAATACAGTCTatgattgtgttgtgttttcttcaccttATTCAGAAATGTAGCAACACATTTATTACTTTGTGTAGCTAATGTAAGAAAAATTCATCTAATAGCATTTTGAATGATCAACGTCTCTCCATCCAGGACTCTGTTCCTCACATCGCCCTGTTGGCGTCAGGTGGAGGTCAGAGGGCAGCTGTGGCCCTGGTGGGGTCCCTCCATCAGATGCATCATGAAGGTCTGCTGGACACTCTGCTGTATTTTGGAGGGGTTTCTGGGTCAACATGGTAGCTATACTCACTGTCTATGCCCATGTCCATTATCTTACTCAATGTCTGCCAGCGCCAAACTAAGACCCCACATCCTGTCTTTGATAGGTCCATGGCCTCCCTGTACAGTGACCCACAGTGgagcagaaacatggaggcagCAGAGTCCAGGCTGTCGGGTCCTGGGGTCAAACTGGAGGAGGCTCTGGGCTGGTTGGGCGAAAGGTCAAAAGAGGAGCACTTCTCTCTGACGGATGTTTGGGGGGTCTTGACCTCTGCTGGGATCATGAAGCAGGTGtgaggtcaaacacacacacgtactgtAACTTATAATTCTGGTCAATCAGAGaaatatgttttctttcatAAGATGGATATACGGCATCTTTCAGATGAGGCCAGCCGGAACGCCACCAACCCTTACCCCATCTACTGTGCCATAGAGAAGCACTGCTACACTAATGGGCCTATAGAAGGTACACACAAGCTCAACCGCTACACTGATTAAGTAAAATTCATTCTTAATGGAAAATGGACTCTGTCTGTCTCGTAGGAAAATGGTTCGAGGTCAGCCCTCATGAGGCCGGATTCACCGAGATGGGCCTCTTTGTTGAGACGTCCTATCTGGGCAGCAAATTCCAGAATGGAGAGCTGCTGGAGAAGAAGCCAGAGATGGACATGGTCAAGCTACAAGGTGTGTGTTTATAGTCTGAGCAGCTCATGGCAgaagagcttttattttgaaggctttGCATATCATCATCATGCCATCATGCTTTCAGGTGTCTTAGGCTGCGCTCTGGCTCACGAGGAAGTGGTCAGAGACTTCATCCCTCCCTGGCTGAATGGTAAGCACAGCTTGAATTTCATCTTTACTGGCTATGATGTGTGTTTTACGTAACAGtcctgcattgtgtgtgtgtgtttcagtgcccGAGTATGTAGACAGTGCTACTCAGGAATACTTGCGCACATACAACACCCTTGATAAAATAATTGCTCTGACCAAAAGCACTGTTGATGAGCCCGCTCCTTGGTCTGCCCTGGACGAGCTGCAGAAAACATTAGGAGGTAGAGATCCTGCTGTTTATTTTACGATTCTGTAGATACTTTTCTTTGTAGTTCATTTGTTCTTTACAATAATGATGCAGCAAATGTCTGATTTAGACTCCTATCTTTTGCAGACAAGGTCAATCATAATGAGTCTGCGCTGCTGGAGTCAAAGACTTTGGAAGAAAGAAAAGGTGTTTTTCAGCAGTGGAGCCAAGAGCTGCTGGCGGCAGTAGAGACCTGGACCCAGAGCCTGGAGGAAGGAGCCTTTAAAACACATGGTCAGTCCATGATACAGCACATGCACAGACCTGACCTTGTCTACGTGATGTTGGGCAACAAGCACAattttaaaaatgctttttctGTGTTCGTTTTCTTCCAGTTTCTCTCCTTACGAAACAAATCCTTCCCCTGGTGATGAGGTGGGAGTGGGGAACAACCCCAAACTTCCTCTACCAATACCAAGGTGAGAAGACGTGGTGTTTGTGCTTAAAGCTACAGAGCAACACTGCCTCCTTCAGGCAGTCAGAGTAATTGCACAGTTACTGCAGGTTGGATCTCATTTTATGGGTCATGGAACATGGGCAGACACCAGGTCTAGCCAAAGGGGTTAACAGGGGTCAAAACAACCCATAAAATGCATCACGTTGATTGTAGTCACATTACAGGCAGGTTGTTGGGTGATTGAGACAAAAACTGTCACTCATTTTCTTAAAACAATGCAAGCTAGCTGGCTAATACGGAGCtttgctatatatatatatatatatatatatatatatatatatatatatatatatatatatatatatatatatataaagccaCCGTATATTACCATCTTAGCAGCAAATGACACAATTAGCAGCTTTAACAACTAAAACGCCAGCTTTCCCTTATGAGTTTGGGCAGAACAACAATGATGCATATAAGAGGAAAGACTGAGAAATGCTGAATTTCTGCACAGATTCGCCTGTTCCAACATGCCTGCGAACTAAAGAAAGCTTCCACCTGGTGGACGCCGGGCTGCTGATTAATGTGGCCTACCCTTCATTTCTGGGAGACAAGAGAGACATCGACCTCATCATAGCACCAGAATACAGCGCAGGAAACATGTTTGAGGTATTTAAACCTGCGTGAATCGTAGCTGATGATTtctgcagcttcatgttgattcCTAATGAAGAGCGACTTATTAGGAAGTTGCACATTTAGAGGTTTAAAGACAGTAATGTTCTGCTCGTTGTGCAGACTCTGACTCTTGCCAGAGACTACGCAGCCGAGGTGCAGAAGCCTTTCCCGGAGATTGGTGAGACAGTCCTGCAGGACAGAGACTGGCCCAAGGACTGCTACGTGTTTGAAGGAAAAGGGAAGGAACCCACCATCGTTTACATGCCGCTCTTCAACAGACAAAACTGCAAAGGTCTGTTCCCACACGCTTCCTAACATTTCCTCCACCTTCATGTATCCAAAAACTAAATCACACTGCGGCTTCCCACACCTGTCTAAAACCAGGAGCTACTGTGACCTCTGAATGAACTGATTCTAATTTTACAGTAGCCTAAAAGGATCCTCGCTGTTTTTATACAGATGCAGAGGAGTTCAAAGCAAAGATGGAGGAGTTCTCCACCTTCCAGCCCCCCTTCAACCAGGAGAAGATCAAGTTTTTGTTGGAGACAGCCAAGGCTAACATGAAGAACAACAAGGAAACTCTGCTGAGGGAGATAAACAAAGCCGCCGTGCGCCGACAGAGCAAGAGGTGTGGACgggcctgagtgtgtgtgtgtgtgtgtgtgtgtgtgtgtgtgtgtgtgtgtagatggagATGAAGGAATCAGATCGTCCTACAGCACTGTCAATGTAGGTCAAAGCTGAATCTCATATCTCCTTAGAGCATGTAATCTGTGAGCTCACAGCGAGACAGGGGGATGACAGAGGCTCGCTGTATCTGTGTGATCAGAGAGAGATGTAACCATGATGGAAAAATAACATGCATtcattcctctctgtctcctgttcTAGGTCTCTGCTGTGCCCGGTCTCTGACTCTTGTCTGTagggttttgtgtgtttgatttcaTAATACATCACATTTTATACTCAATGGTTTGTTACCAAAGTGTTTCCttacagaggaagacag
Coding sequences within:
- the LOC114431282 gene encoding cytosolic phospholipase A2 gamma-like, producing MGGEPQNNPPKMLCGDAGWAAGLVCIMVLGAMGHPAGEDTSTVIPPKQDNMSKTWYSTDAAKHHVRRSQSLSAGEQGFILRRKQIVLKSLNKLGVTCSQYSVPHIAVLGSGGGQRAIVSLVGSLYQMKKEGLLDAVLYLGGVSGSAMSMGSLYSDPQWNANMDATVSRLSGPKVELSEVMDWLDRRVKEEHFSLSDIWGALTSAAIMKQLDKRRLSEDGGYIMNPYPIYNAVNKNCLTNGSQKSKWFEITPHESGFTELGLFINTAYLGSRTPNVEKDESPEMDLVRLQGIMGSMLACEEDVGKYMFDWLRVQQRLSTYEDCDMPFCRPVWYLTELIRKNTKNFSGLEFLDKLQKTLKERLKVNPTETFEKKCTEQPVLKQWLQRLMPSLQKWTQSPDEGPSKNNATLLINKLISLIVNWEWGTTENFLYQDSDPTVPACIRLKERLQLIDAGVMLNIPFAPFLGEKRDTDLLIVLDYGGADTFEDLLTARDYATKLNKPFPEIEEKVLEEKDWPRDIYVFRGEAKEPTIVYMPLFNRENCRDAEELRAKREEFTTLQPSYSKEKIHALLEIAKANIKNSQDTLLREVKTAALRRPFRRHSGHTV
- the LOC114431305 gene encoding cytosolic phospholipase A2 gamma-like, which codes for MRGANTGLPAVVVCLWLVNSGVLARMEGTLAASEKLVYQSQSLCAGEQDYVQRRKQVVLDSLSSLEMNCTADSVPHIALLASGGGQRAAVALVGSLHQMHHEGLLDTLLYFGGVSGSTWSMASLYSDPQWSRNMEAAESRLSGPGVKLEEALGWLGERSKEEHFSLTDVWGVLTSAGIMKQMDIRHLSDEASRNATNPYPIYCAIEKHCYTNGPIEGKWFEVSPHEAGFTEMGLFVETSYLGSKFQNGELLEKKPEMDMVKLQGVLGCALAHEEVVRDFIPPWLNVPEYVDSATQEYLRTYNTLDKIIALTKSTVDEPAPWSALDELQKTLGDKVNHNESALLESKTLEERKGVFQQWSQELLAAVETWTQSLEEGAFKTHVSLLTKQILPLVMRWEWGTTPNFLYQYQDSPVPTCLRTKESFHLVDAGLLINVAYPSFLGDKRDIDLIIAPEYSAGNMFETLTLARDYAAEVQKPFPEIGETVLQDRDWPKDCYVFEGKGKEPTIVYMPLFNRQNCKDAEEFKAKMEEFSTFQPPFNQEKIKFLLETAKANMKNNKETLLREINKAAVRRQSKRSLLCPVSDSCL